The following coding sequences lie in one Candidatus Desulfatibia profunda genomic window:
- a CDS encoding integration host factor subunit beta, translating to MNKLDLIEALKTEAGITRSEAAAVVNLFFNEMFNALAKGNRVEIRGLCSFYVKKYKGYTGPKSTAYNLTCAISGSTAT from the coding sequence ATGAACAAATTGGATCTTATCGAGGCGCTCAAAACGGAAGCAGGAATCACAAGAAGCGAGGCTGCGGCGGTGGTAAACCTATTTTTTAACGAGATGTTCAACGCACTTGCTAAAGGTAACCGGGTTGAAATTCGCGGATTGTGCTCATTTTACGTCAAGAAATACAAGGGATATACAGGCCCGAAATCCACCGCCTATAATTTGACCTGCGCCATTTCAGGCTCAACGGCAAC